A genomic window from Denticeps clupeoides chromosome 11, fDenClu1.1, whole genome shotgun sequence includes:
- the rnf122 gene encoding RING finger protein 122 isoform X1 produces the protein MHPFQWCNGCFCGLGLIYSNKTCTMPPITFQDLPLNIYMVIFGTGIFVFVLSLIFCCYFISKLRHQAQSERFGYKEVVLKGDTKKLNLHGHTCAVCLEDFKVKDELGVLPCQHAFHRKCLVKWLEVRCVCPMCNKPIAGPPEQHQSIGTLLDELV, from the exons GGTGCTTCTGTGGTTTGGGACTGATCTACTCGAACAAGACCTGCACCATGCCCCCCATCACTTTCCAGGACCTGCCCCTCAACATCTACATGGTCATCTTCGGCACGGGCATCTTCGTCTTCGTCCTCAGCCTCATCTTCTGCTGCTACTTCATAAG taAATTAAGGCACCAGGCACAGAGTGAGCGGTTTGGATACAAAGAG GTTGTCTTAAAAGGTGACACCAAGAAGTTGAATCTTCACGGG CACACGTGTGCGGTCTGCTTGGAGGATTTCAAGGTGAAAGATGAACTGGGAGTGTTGCCATGCCAACATGCCTTCCACCGGAA ATGTCTGGTAAAATGGCTGGAGGTCCGTTGCGTCTGTCCCATGTGCAACAAGCCCATCGCCGGTCCTCCAGAGCAACACCAGAGCATAGGGACACTGCTGGATGAGCTGGTGTAA
- the LOC114799181 gene encoding glycerol-3-phosphate acyltransferase 4-like, with translation MGPFYFPFDNLLCMLLGISFTVWITLLLVFIIVPAIFGVSFGIRRLYMKTLLKIFEWATLRIERGAKERNHPVYKPYTNGIIAKEPTSLVEEMTEIRRSGSNRDLDGAATLSSSPLASGSSSSSEFEMSDIFYFCRRGLESIVDDEVTKRFSAEELESWNLLTRSNYNFQHISTRLTVLWGLGVFIRYGFLLPLRVTLAFTGVSCLVVLTTLVGYLPSGRVKNFLSETAHLMCYRICVRALTAIITYHHSENKPKNGGICVANHTSPIDVIILASDGCYAMVGQTHGGLMGFIQRAMVRACPHIWFERSEVKDRHLVAKRLSDHVQDKSKLPILIFPEGTCINNTSVMMFKKGSFEIGCTVYPVAIKYDPRFGEAFWNSSKYGMVNYLLRMMSSWAIVCSVWYLPPMSREEGEDAVQFANRVKAAIARQGGLVDMLWDGGLKRGKVKDTFKEEQQKLYSKILVGTQEDRSRS, from the exons ATGGGCCCGTTTTACTTTCCTTTTGATAACCTGCTATGCATGCTGCTGGGGATCTCGTTCACCGTCTGGATCACGCTGCTCCTCGTCTTCATCATCGTGCCTGCCATATTTGGCGTGTCCTTTGGTATCCGGCGGCTTTACATGAAGACGCTGCTTAAGATCTTTGAG tGGGCCACTCTCAGGATAGAAAGAGGAGCTAAGGAAAGGAACCATCCGGTATATAAACCTTACACTAATG GCATCATTGCCAAAGAGCCCACATCACTGGTGGAGGAGATGACCGAGATCCGGCGCAGCGGCAGCAACAGGGACCTGGACGGCGCCGCCACCCTGTCTTCCTCCCCTTTGGCCTCAggctcctcgtcctcctcagaGTTTGAGATGTCGGACATCTTCTACTTCTGCCGGCGAGGACTTGAGAGCATCGTGGATGACGAAGTGACCAAGCGATTCTCAGCAGAGGAGCTGGAGTCCTGGAACCTGCTGACTCGCAGCAACTACAACTTCCAGCACATCAGCACCAGGCTGACCGTTCTGTGGGGGCTGGGGGTCTTCATCCGCTACGGATTCCTGCTGCCACTCAG GGTAACGTTGGCCTTCACTGGAGTCAGTTGTCTTGTCGTCCTCACCACCCTAGTTGGGTATCTGCCTAGCGGGAG GGTGAAGAACTTCCTCAGCGAGACGGCACACCTCATGTGCTACCGCATCTGTGTGAGAGCGCTCACAGCCATCATCACCTACCACCACAG tgagAACAAGCCGAAGAACGGTGGTATCTGCGTGGCCAATCATACCTCACCCATTGACGTCATCATCCTGGCCAGCGATGGCTGCTATGCAATG GTAGGTCAAACCCATGGTGGTCTGATGGGGTTCATTCAGAGGGCCATGGTGAGGGCCTGCCCACATATTTGGTTTGAGCGGTCTGAGGTGAAGGATCGACACCTGGTGGCCAAAAG GTTAAGTGACCATGTCCAGGACAAGAGCAAGCTGCCCATCCTCATCTTTCCTGAAG GCACCTGCATTAATAACACTTCAGTCATGATGTTCAAAAAAGGAAGCTTTGAGATTGGCTGTACTGTCTACCCTGTGGCTATTAAg TATGACCCGCGTTTTGGAGAAGCCTTCTGGAACAGCAGCAAGTATGGCATGGTGAACTACCTTCTCCGGATGATGAGCAGTTGGGCCATCGTGTGCAGCGTTTGGTACCTGCCTCCCATGAGCCGAGAG GAAGGGGAAGATGCAGTGCAGTTTGCCAACCGAGTCAAGGCAGCCATCGCCAGGCAAGGTGGGCTGGTGGACATGCTATG GGACGGGGGTCTGAAAAGGGGCAAAGTCAAAGACACCTTCAAAGAGGAACAGCAGAAGCTCTACAGCAAAATCCTGGTTGGGACACAAGAGGACCGCAGCCGCTCGTAA
- the rnf122 gene encoding RING finger protein 122 isoform X2, whose amino-acid sequence MPPITFQDLPLNIYMVIFGTGIFVFVLSLIFCCYFISKLRHQAQSERFGYKEVVLKGDTKKLNLHGHTCAVCLEDFKVKDELGVLPCQHAFHRKCLVKWLEVRCVCPMCNKPIAGPPEQHQSIGTLLDELV is encoded by the exons ATGCCCCCCATCACTTTCCAGGACCTGCCCCTCAACATCTACATGGTCATCTTCGGCACGGGCATCTTCGTCTTCGTCCTCAGCCTCATCTTCTGCTGCTACTTCATAAG taAATTAAGGCACCAGGCACAGAGTGAGCGGTTTGGATACAAAGAG GTTGTCTTAAAAGGTGACACCAAGAAGTTGAATCTTCACGGG CACACGTGTGCGGTCTGCTTGGAGGATTTCAAGGTGAAAGATGAACTGGGAGTGTTGCCATGCCAACATGCCTTCCACCGGAA ATGTCTGGTAAAATGGCTGGAGGTCCGTTGCGTCTGTCCCATGTGCAACAAGCCCATCGCCGGTCCTCCAGAGCAACACCAGAGCATAGGGACACTGCTGGATGAGCTGGTGTAA